CGAATGGCAGACACAGAACCGCTATATGCAGATCGAGGGAATGGTCGAACTCATGGCACCCGCCATCGATGCCGATACACCACGAATTTCCACCGTCGCCGCGTGACCATTGGCCGCTTCAGCTACACCAGAATTTCCACCACATTGACGGACGCTATCCTGGATTGGGCTCGCTGAACGGATCTTGACCCTGCGTTGAGCCGGGACATCCATGTAGGCAAGAAAATTATTTTCATGTCCATCGAGATGGAAGACAAGACAAACGTCATGTTATCTCTACGCAATGCCGCGGGTGTCTTTTGGGTTCCCGAACCGACGCTTGAGAGATTCATGGGAGGTTGGCATGAGAGGAGCCGACCGTCGCACGCCAAGATATTTTCTACGGTGTGGAACCGGAGCGCTGGCCGAAACCATCCCTTGTGCGGTTTGGCTACATGACGCGCCGGCGCGTGCATTTGCGCCATATTGCGGACCCGCTTAGTCCGAGAGATCGTAGGTGCGAGCAGCCGATGGCTGTGCGGGTTACGGCTGGCGAATATGATCTGCCGCATCATCTCGCCGTCGAATACGATGCACATCTTCTAACCCGCCAAGGAGAGCCGCCGGTTCGCCTGGCGGATGCGGAACTACCGCCTCAGCGGGGGATTTCGGGCGCCAGGATTTCTGGCTCATCGTGACGACGACGGGGTGCAGTTGAGCCGGAAATCCACCCTTGTCCAATTCGACTCAATTGCCCTATGGATCCTGACGCCGGACAATGGCAATGCCAGCCTGCTGGCGTATAACTTGCTGAAATCGCTAGTTATCATGAAATTCACTGTCCGGGTTGGGCCAAGGTGGCATCGGAACGGCTCCACCTCATCCCGCGGCAATGTCCGCTTCGGCATCATCCGTTTCTCCTGCATCCAGATCACGATCGGTTCGGGGATTTTACATGTTTTTGAGACCAAGACGGCCTCCCCTCGCGAATGCTGATACGTGCGGCAACCAAAAATCGACGAACAACAGACAAAGTCGCATTTTTTTTACAAGTGACGAGGCGGCATCAACATCTGTTCGATTTGAATCATAAATATACCCATGACTCATCCCATGGGATATTTAGATTGTCGTGCTAATCATTTGTTAAGAATAGTCTAGATATTTTCGGGGCGCTTTCCGGCAAAACGCCTGATCCGGTAATGCCTATCCTCATTCCGCTCTGATATCGGAAGGTCCCATGTCGTCAAGCCTCACCCCTCCGGGTAACATCGTTGCTCCTGCGGTCGCATCGGCCACCGCTCCGGGCCAGATTGTCGGTTTCATCCTTCAGAATACCGGCACAACAACTCTCGCCGCGCAGCCCGTTACGCTCAACGAAGTCTTCGCGCCTGGAGCGGTTCCGCAGGGTTCCGGTCTGACGGTGACGATCGGCGGCGTGACCTATCCGGCCCAGCTTGACGCCAAGACATTCAACCCGGACGGGTCGGTCGCCAGCGGGATTGTCACCATCAATGCGCCCGCCATTGCTGCCGGAACCTCCGTTTCCGCGATGCTGAACCTGGCGCCAGCCAACGCGGCGCCGGCGGTCAATCTTGCCTCGGCTCTCGCGAACTACAGTCTGACGGCGGCCCTCAACATCACGGCCAATCAAGGCGGCAACACCGGTTCGCAAACCATTGACATCGCGGGTGCAATTCGTAGCGCGCTCGCCGCCGGCACCGTACAGTCCTGGCTCTCCGGCCCGCTGGCGAGCGAAGCGATCGTGAGCATACCGGTTACCGGTTCCCTGCGCATCGAAGCCGATGTGACCGCCTATGCCAATGGCCAGGTCAGCACGACCCTGCAATTCAACAACGACGCCGCGATGCAGGCGAATGGCGGGACGATTACGTACAGCGCCACCGTGATCCAGAACGGCGTCACCGTCGCCCAGCAATCGAACTTGACCCAATATCAATACCAGGATTGGAGTCTCTCAACAGGAACCACCCCGTCCGCTGCCAGCCTGAATGTGCAGCATGACATCGCCTATCTCGAAGCCACCGGGGCCATTCCCAATTTCGATACGCAATACGGTGTCCCGAGCGGCAGCATCGCCAACGCGACCTCTGCAATCAACGCGCCGGGCTGGAACGCGCCGCTCGGCACCGACGGTATCACGCAATACATGCCAATGACGGGCGGTCGTGCCGATATCGGGCCGACCACCCAGGGGAACGCGACGTGGCTGATCACCCAAAATGGCGCCGCGGCTTCATTCGCGCTGGGTCAGGCTATGGAAGCCGCGTCTGTGCCGTGGCATTTCTACGATCCGACGAGCAACGGAAGCTTCCTCAACACTGCCGACTACGCCAATATCTGGACGGATGGGCGAGGTGGTCCGTCATCCTATACCACTGGCCTTACCCAGCAGGTCAGTCCCAATACCGGCTGGACCGCCGACCCGGCTCATATGCCGGACCTCAACTATGTCAACTACATGCTGACCGGCAATGTCGTCGCGCTTGAACAACTGAACGCCGAGGCGTCCTTTGCCGTTACCCAGTTCTGGCCATCTCCGCGCAACGGCGGCCAAGCGATTGTCGCCAGTTTCGGAAACCAGATTCGTGGTTCCGCCTGGAGCCTGCGCACCATCCAGGAGGCCGCCTACGCCAACCCGACAGGCTCGGCGGACAAGGCGTATTTCACTGCGGTCACCAACGCGAACTACAGCTACGTGGTATCCCTGATCCCCCAGCTTACGACCGCAGAAGGTCAGGCATACGGGTATTTGCCAGGAGTATATGGTTCCGGCGTTGCGACCTTGCCGCCCTGGGAAGAGGATTATCTCGCAAGCACGGTCGTCCAGGGTGCCGAAATGGGCAACACCAATGCCCTCACCTTCCTGAAATGGGAATCCAACTTCCTGGTCGGCCGCTTCTTCGCACAAGGCCAGGGCTTCGCACCACAAGACGGAATTGCCTACAATCTCTCCGTCGGCGCAGGCCCGGGTGGCCTTAGTGCCGGCGGCCCCTATTACCAGACCTGGGCGCAGATTGAGCAGGCTACGCAAGCCGCCGGACAATCAAACATCACGGCTTCGGGAACCATGAACTGGGGGCAGAGCGTGGGTGACTACGGTGCCCTGGCAATGCAGTCCCTCGCCGGCATCATCACTGTCAGTGTCAAGAACCCGGCCGTCATGGGTAACTACCAGTACGAGGCGATGCAAGCCTTCGGCTGGCTCCTCGATAGTGGTGCGCCGTTCACCACGCCATCACAGATTGCCGCAAGTAATCCGCAGTTCCTGATCGATCCCCGCCTGGCGAATGGTCAGCTTCTTTCCTTCGCCAACATGGTCCTCGGCAAGGACGGGGCGAGCGGCGCAACTGCCCTCACCCCCATCGACGCGACGCAGAATGCCCTGCTCTACGCGGGCGGCGGTGCCGACACGCTGATCGGGGGCGCCGGCATCAACCTGCTCTTCGGCGGCGCCGGCAACGATGTCATTTTCGGTGGCCCTAATGGCAACGACATCTTCGCGGGCGCCGGCAACGATACGATCATCGCAGGCGGGGGCGCGACCTACATCAAGGCGAGCAGCACAGCGCAGCTCACCGCCGGCACCGGGCAGGATCTGTTTGTCCTCAATGCGGCGGCAGCCGGCGCCGTCACGATTGCCGGCTTCAACCCTGCTGTTGACAAGGTTGACATCGTCAACGCGAACGGCACGGCGCTGACCGCAGCACAGATTTCCGCGATCGAGGCGACGGCCGTCACGGTCAACGGGGGCATCCAGTTTGCCGTTTCTCCCAATGAAACACTTTTCGTCGCCAACGAGACGGTTCCCGGCAGCGCCTGGTTCAACGAGCAGAACCAGACGATCACGCCGTCGGCTTCGCTGATCAGTGCGGCGCAAGCGTACAATGCAGCAGCAGCCGCTTCGACGCCCGCGAGCGGAAGTGGCGGAGCGCCGAGTCAGCCAACGCCCGCCGCGCCGAGCACGCCCATGTCGATCGTCACTTCGGGTTCGGCACAAACCGTCCTTGGTGGGAACGGCGGTTCGATCGCCGATACGGTCAGCGGCGCCGCAATCAACGTCCAGCAACTCGGACAGTCCGACTTCCTGACCGTCGCGGGTTCGAACGATACGATCAACGGAGTGGGCGGGGCCAACAGTTTTCCGACCGACGGCAACGTCACCATGACCGGGGCGAATGACCAGATGTCGGTCACCGGGGGCGTGGTGACGGCGGCGGGTAAGGGCGATTCCGTCACGTCGTCCAATACTTTCGGTTCCCTGACGATCAACGAGACCGGAACCGGCGATTACGTTGCGGCGAGCAACTACGCCACCGTCAGTGTCGGCGGCTCGGGTAATGCCGCCGTGCTGGACCTCAGGGCGGGTGCCCCGGGGGCTGTCAGCGCCACGGTCGGCGGCTCGAACGATACGGTGAGTGCGACCGTCTATTCGCCCATCCTCGTCACCGGGGCGGGCAACCTGATCAACGCCAGCGGAAATGCCGCCGTCACCGTTGCCGCAGCTTCGGGTGCCGCGGCAGACACCATCGTCGCCACCAGTTTCAACACCATCACCACGCGGACGGGCAACGACGTGATCTCCGTCACCGCCAGCGGCGACGTGACACCGACCATCATCACCGAGAACGGCGCAAGCAGCACAGTTGTTCTCGGCATGAACGCTTCGGCCTCCATATCCGGCTCCGGCAGTGCCACCGTTGTCGTTCAGCCCCTGGCGCAGCAGATGGCGACCGTTTACGGGTTCAATCCGGCGACGGATCAGATCTCCCTGGCGGGTGCCGGCGGCACGGCGCCCACAACCACCCAGATCGACGCGCTTCTCAAGACGGCCACCGTCACCGGATCGACGGCAACATTCGATCTCGGGAGCGGGGCGACACTCACGCTGAGAGATCTCTCGTCCACGCCGCAAGCAAGCTGGTTTGTCGCGGCCACTCCCTTGTCGGCACCGCCTCCGCCAACCGCCCCACCGCCCCCGCTGTCCGAGACGATCACCGGCGGCGACAATCTGCCCGCCCCGGACACGCACAGCGGCGCCGCGATCAACGTCCAGCAACTCGGACAGTCCGATTTCCTGACCATCGCGGGTTCGAACGACACGATCAACGGAGTGGGCGGGCCAGGAAGTTACGCCACTTATGGCAACGTCACCATGACCGGGGCGAATGACCAGATGTCGGTCACCGGTGGTGTGGTGACGGCGGCGGGTAAGGGCGATTCCGTCACGTCGTCCAATACTTTCGGTTCCCTGATGATCAACGAGACGGGAACCGGCGATTACGTTTCGGCGACCAGCTACGCCACCGTCAGTGTCGGCGGCTCAGGCAATACCGCGATGCTGGACATCAAGGCGGGAGCACCCGGAGCCATCGGCGCCACGGTCGGCGGCTCGAACGATACGGTGAGTGCGACGGTCTATTCGCCCATCCTCGTCACCGGGGCGGGCAACCTGATCAACGCCAGCGGAAATGCCGCCGTCACCGTTGCCGCAGCTTCCGGTGCCGCCGCAGACACCATCGTCGCCACCGGGTTCGACGTCATCACGACGCAGACGGGCGATAGCGTGATTTCCATCCCGGGCGGATCCTGGAATTCAACCATCAACGACATCGGCGGGAATGACACGATCTTCGCCGGGAGCCCCTCTCCTGGCGGAAGCAACGGGCTTGCCATCAACGGCGGCCGCGGGACGCTGTTTATCAACGACCTGGCAAGCGGCCGACAAATCGTCATGACCGGGGGCGAAGGTGCGGTTACAGCAATGGGCGCTGATAACGGCAGCGTGTTCATCGGCGGGACCACGGGCAACAACTACCTCGCGGCCAGCGGCAACAGCACGCTGGTTGGCAATGGCACCAGCAACACCATCGTTGGCGGCTCCGGCGATGAAATGCTTGTCGCCAGCACCGTCAGCGGCGCAAGCAATATCTTCCAACTCAACAGCCAGATGGCCAATGCCACGACCACGATTGCCGGGTTCGGCGCAACGGGAACTCTCGACTCGATCACGCTGAAGTCGGGGCTGTCGATCAGCCAAACTGAAACAACCTCGGCCGGCGGCACACTACTCACTCTGAACGATGGCAGCAGGGTCCTGATCAGCCAGTTTACCAATGCGCTTCACAGCGCCGCGACCAGCGCCGGCACCGTTCTAACGGCATGAGAGATACCCGCTCGCATGATTGAGCGGAACAACAAGACTCGCCGCCGCATCGTCCGGAATCATGCAGACGATGCGGCGGCCCTGTTCGGTGTGTGGCCGGCATCACGGGCGGAACGTCCGAACCGCGCCCGACCTCTGTCGCCGCCCTCGCATCCCAGGCACCCCGGTGCCCGTCGCGGCCGGCGCTCTAGAGCATCATCTGATCAGATGGAGTCATCTGATCAGATAAAGATGCTCTGTTTATCAATGTGGTAGAGCACTACATCCGATCCGGATGGATCGGAAAGTGCTCTAGTGTCCTGCCCCTGAAATTCGTGGGTGAATTTCAGGGACAAGCAGGCTTCTAAACTATTGTTTTTTCCAGTGTCCACTTTGACTCTGAAATCCGATGGATTTCAGATTCGGGACACTAGAACATCATCCGATCAGATGGAGTCATCTGATCGGATAAAGATGCTCTGCTTATCAATATGATAGAGCACTACATCCGATCCGACAGGATCGGAAAGTGCTCTATTTCAGCCTCTCGGCGATCACCAGCCAGCCGCGCGGCTCGCGGACGATATCCTCGAGCTTCGGCAGCGCCACCGAGCCCAGCGCGAATTCCTTCCAGATGACTTCGAGGATGCGCAGCGCCGGCCCCTTGCCCTGTCCGCGGCCGACCACCGTCTCCAGAAACGCGAACCAGTGCAGCCCCTGGGCGAGAACGATCGTGTCCTGTCCAAACCAGGAATCCAGCGTCGGCCCCGCCCAGGCGATGGCCGAGTCGACGAAGAACCCGACAAGCCCTTCGGTGGTCAACTTGGTCGTGGCCGTCATCGCACTCATGCCGGTGGCGTACATCTTCTGCCGGATGATCGCGGTCAGCCGCGCCTCCAGGCTACCCGCCGGCACCGCCTTCTGCGCCACCTCATAGGAGAACCACCCCGCATAGACGACCGGCTTCGCCCGGCGCGAGGGCGGCACCAACTGCTCGAACAGCGCGTTGAGCCGGTACCAGACCAGCCCTTTCGCCCCCGTCTGCACGAGGCTGGTGATGCCGACGATGTCCATCATCGACACGCCCATGGTCGCGCCAATCACCAGCGGCTTCATCGCGGAGAAATAGTCCGCCGTCCTTGGCGAGGGGCCGTCATGGCCGTTCTGTTCGAAGAACGGATTGTCGATGGCGGGATTCTCCGGGTCCGCGGTGATCAGGTCGAACACCCCGGCGAGGAAATTGCCGCTGCCCGTGTGGACAGCCTTCACCCCTTCGCTGACGGCGCCCAGCTTCACCTTGGAAGGGATGAAGGAAACAGCCTTGCCAACAACTCCTGACATCCAGACTCTCCGTTTATACCCATGCGTCATTCATGAACCGGCATCGATCGGCCGACAAGACGAATTCGGGAGCAAAACGACCGGTGCCGCAAAGATCGTTAAAACACAACTTCCAGGTCCAACACCTACCGGCCCACACCCGCGTCAAGCGCGTCGCACGCTCCCTCATTCGGCACCACGGTCCCCGCCCGACGATGCCCACGCAATCCGCGAATGCGAAGCGGTCGTTGCGATCTAATCGGGATTTGACACAGCAGAAAGTGTTCGCGGTCACACAACCGATGCGGAGAAAAAACGATTGCCCACCCCCGCCCGTCCATGGTCTTCTGCGCCGCATGAACCTGGCCGCCCGCTTCGCCGCCATCCTCCACGCCCTCTGCGCCGCCGTCGCCATGCGCGGCGCTAACGGGGCGTTCGTGCGCGAAACGTCGCGTCGCGGCTCGGCCTTCACCAACCCCCACGCCCTGACCGTCCTGCTCTGGTCCCGCCTGCAACGCGCCGTCGCGCGCTTCGCCCGCCTCGCCGCCGGCGCCCCGCCGCCGCGTCCGCGCCAGCGCAGTAACCCCGCGCGCCCGGCCCGCGCCCGCAGCGCGCCGGACCTGCCGCGCCGCCGGGGCTGGCTGCTCGCCCCGGTGCCCGAAGCCACCGCCACCGCCTCGCAACTCCGCGCCTTCCTCGCCGAACCCGAAACCCGCGCCCTCATCGCCGCCGAACCCCGGCTCGGCCGCATCCTCCGCCCGCTTTGCCGCACCCTCGGGATTTTGCTCCCCGCACCGCAATCTTGCCCGCGCCGCACCCGCGCACCCGGCACCCCGGCCGCCGCCGACCCGCCGACCCGGCCACACCGCCCGGCCCGACGCGGCGCGCGGCCGTTGCGCCGCCCGCGCGCCCCGCCCGCCCCCGCCTGACCCGACAACCAACCCGCTTTCTGTCCGTCGTCAAATGATCCGGGAACGGATGGTCCGGCCCATCACGGAGTGACATCATGGTGTCTGCCTCCGCGAGCGGAGCAGGCGAGATCATTCTGGCCGACAACGGCGAAAACGCCTCTGCGGCAGCCGCAGAGGCGGCACTTCATCACGTACCCATTCCGTCATGGGGTTTATCCAGGAGACGCGCCTGCCGGTGGCCGGATCCCTGGCGCGGCCTTCCAGCCCGGCAATCTGTTCCGCGGTGAGCCTCCATTGCCGAAACCTGCCGTGGAGGATGGCACCGCTCAGAGACGGCCTTTTTTTCCTCTGATGTGATCGATACAGCGCCGGCGTCGCGCGGGATTTGATAATTTCGCCTGCACAACCTCACGCAGCTCGCCCGTGATCTTCCAGCGTATGGTTCCTTGCCATCCCGATCCTTCTTCCTGCCAAGGTCCCAGAACAGATCCCCGACCTCCCAATGGCAAGCGGCCACCAAGGCCGAGTGACGCATAAAAAGGCGTGGGCCTTTCGACCCACGCCAAGTATCG
This genomic interval from Acidiphilium multivorum AIU301 contains the following:
- a CDS encoding beta strand repeat-containing protein encodes the protein MSSSLTPPGNIVAPAVASATAPGQIVGFILQNTGTTTLAAQPVTLNEVFAPGAVPQGSGLTVTIGGVTYPAQLDAKTFNPDGSVASGIVTINAPAIAAGTSVSAMLNLAPANAAPAVNLASALANYSLTAALNITANQGGNTGSQTIDIAGAIRSALAAGTVQSWLSGPLASEAIVSIPVTGSLRIEADVTAYANGQVSTTLQFNNDAAMQANGGTITYSATVIQNGVTVAQQSNLTQYQYQDWSLSTGTTPSAASLNVQHDIAYLEATGAIPNFDTQYGVPSGSIANATSAINAPGWNAPLGTDGITQYMPMTGGRADIGPTTQGNATWLITQNGAAASFALGQAMEAASVPWHFYDPTSNGSFLNTADYANIWTDGRGGPSSYTTGLTQQVSPNTGWTADPAHMPDLNYVNYMLTGNVVALEQLNAEASFAVTQFWPSPRNGGQAIVASFGNQIRGSAWSLRTIQEAAYANPTGSADKAYFTAVTNANYSYVVSLIPQLTTAEGQAYGYLPGVYGSGVATLPPWEEDYLASTVVQGAEMGNTNALTFLKWESNFLVGRFFAQGQGFAPQDGIAYNLSVGAGPGGLSAGGPYYQTWAQIEQATQAAGQSNITASGTMNWGQSVGDYGALAMQSLAGIITVSVKNPAVMGNYQYEAMQAFGWLLDSGAPFTTPSQIAASNPQFLIDPRLANGQLLSFANMVLGKDGASGATALTPIDATQNALLYAGGGADTLIGGAGINLLFGGAGNDVIFGGPNGNDIFAGAGNDTIIAGGGATYIKASSTAQLTAGTGQDLFVLNAAAAGAVTIAGFNPAVDKVDIVNANGTALTAAQISAIEATAVTVNGGIQFAVSPNETLFVANETVPGSAWFNEQNQTITPSASLISAAQAYNAAAAASTPASGSGGAPSQPTPAAPSTPMSIVTSGSAQTVLGGNGGSIADTVSGAAINVQQLGQSDFLTVAGSNDTINGVGGANSFPTDGNVTMTGANDQMSVTGGVVTAAGKGDSVTSSNTFGSLTINETGTGDYVAASNYATVSVGGSGNAAVLDLRAGAPGAVSATVGGSNDTVSATVYSPILVTGAGNLINASGNAAVTVAAASGAAADTIVATSFNTITTRTGNDVISVTASGDVTPTIITENGASSTVVLGMNASASISGSGSATVVVQPLAQQMATVYGFNPATDQISLAGAGGTAPTTTQIDALLKTATVTGSTATFDLGSGATLTLRDLSSTPQASWFVAATPLSAPPPPTAPPPPLSETITGGDNLPAPDTHSGAAINVQQLGQSDFLTIAGSNDTINGVGGPGSYATYGNVTMTGANDQMSVTGGVVTAAGKGDSVTSSNTFGSLMINETGTGDYVSATSYATVSVGGSGNTAMLDIKAGAPGAIGATVGGSNDTVSATVYSPILVTGAGNLINASGNAAVTVAAASGAAADTIVATGFDVITTQTGDSVISIPGGSWNSTINDIGGNDTIFAGSPSPGGSNGLAINGGRGTLFINDLASGRQIVMTGGEGAVTAMGADNGSVFIGGTTGNNYLAASGNSTLVGNGTSNTIVGGSGDEMLVASTVSGASNIFQLNSQMANATTTIAGFGATGTLDSITLKSGLSISQTETTSAGGTLLTLNDGSRVLISQFTNALHSAATSAGTVLTA